In Oncorhynchus nerka isolate Pitt River linkage group LG21, Oner_Uvic_2.0, whole genome shotgun sequence, the genomic window ATAATACAATAAATTATGGATCTGAAATGTTTTATTTCCCACAAAACAGGCTAATTCAATTGATATGGGCTTTGACCTAAAAATGGACACTCCAATACCCCATGGTATTTTTAGTTGTGTTCATATGTTACACTGGTATATTCTGTGTGAGCCAATACTTTATTACATAAAACATTTACATATTAGCTTTATGGTATAATTTTTCGACGAAAAGTGGCtaaaataatgacaattactTCCGTAGAAAACATACACAAGTTCATTGGCTCCCGCAGTTGTCTCTCCAAATTCCTTAAAATGTGATTGGCAAAGACTGCTGTCAATCTGCTCCAAGAGTTAGGAACCTCCCACATGATGTGTAGTGTTACCCAGCCTGCTTACTAACCGACTTGACCATGCATGAAAACTCACTTTATCCGGCTTTGGTTGAACACCGCCATTTGCTGTTGATACCGCATTTCGACATTGGTTCAGTCTTGTTGTGTTAGACGGTTTCAAGACGATGTTACGGCTTACTACCCCCGTATTCCTCGATACGAGGTTCCGTGAGAGCCACAGGACAGCTGTCGCCATTTTTCCAGTTTGGGGTGGGCGGGACAGCAATGTTATGGGTGGGTTCAGGACGTATGTTTATCCGTGGTGTTGACCGAATGCCAAATGCATTTTATGACGACAGCAAAGATTAAACAATAAGATattaataaatacatgtaatgcACAATGTATGAACAGTCATATATAGAATGGATAATTCCAGCCATTTTGTATTATGTGCTTCTGACACACTGTCCTTGCCCATAGAATCCAGTTTAGGCCTATGTGCATTCATATGCCGTCTATGCTACAATTTAATTGCGCTTGTACTTGTACTCAGTTGTACTTGCGTTACTTGCGCTAATATTGACTAACATTTATTATAGCgcttttttctttaaaaaaatatagaaaTGCGTACGATATCTGACGACAGAGCGATCAAATGACGTTTGTGCCATTCAGCCCAACCAGCGCGCGAGGACTGCAAACATTTTGTGCTGTTCAACCAACCAGCATTTCCTTCGAGGCAGAGCGCGCTCGGAAAGAGGAGGAAGTCGAAAAATAAAGGACACCGAATTAATAAATACGTTAGAATATGTCTATGATATTTACGGTCTAATAAGGGACTGTGGTTGGTCTCACAACTACCTAAAAACCTTCGGGTTTACCTCAGTTATCAGAATTTGAAATTACACTACCCGCCACTCAACATACTGTCCCCTCGCCATACTTCGAGTTGAGAGACGAACGGGGACGAGAAACATTTCGGAATAGGCTTAGCTACCTAATATTTACATTGTAAATTGGTATTACAAACTTGATAATTATAAACGTTAAGGTGGTGGAAGGTCTCAAGAAGAGGTTTTAGCGAGCTAGTTTGTTTCAAACTATTCGTCACGAGAACTTGAGGTTCTCTGAGAAAAGTTGTTCGACGTCCACGAGCCGTCAGAGGCCTGTGGGCAGAGGCTGCATGCAGCAGACACCATCGGCTTGCAGTGTCGTGGACATAAACAAGAAACATGTCGGCTCAAGCGCAAATGCGAGCGATGTTGGACCAGTTGATGGGCACAAGTAGAGATGGTGAGTTAACGACAAGCTACATTGTTTCAGTGTCGCTCGATGTTTCAGAGGAAATGTTTTTAACTAGTTGTTATCATGCTagctgacgttagctagctaagctaCCTTAGCCTGGGGACAAATGGCTGAACGCTAACGACGGCTAACTACTTGTTGTGTTCACAGTAAAGTAAACACAAGGAACATTCCGTTTCAGACCTTGTCACATTGTTGATGTTTGCTAGCTGGGATATTGTTGGCCCACGAGATGCTACTGACTGGTTACAGCTAACGTTGGACAGATAATTAGATTAGCTTGCTAAAGTTAAACTAGCTTTGGGTTCAGGAATGAATGATCCACATGGGCATATGCACCCACCGTAATCACAATTTTGGATAATAGGAAGGTGGTGTCTGGTATGCACACAGCTATTGCTTCTTGCGATTGACATGACATTGCTCTGCTCACTAACTCTCTCCCCTTGTCTGATTTATTTTCGTGTAGGGGACACCATGCGCCAGAGAATCAAATTTACAGATGAGCGGGTCTGCAAGAGTCATTTGCTGGACTCCTGTCCTCACGACATTCTCTCCGGCACTGTGAGTACATGACATCTTACTTAGTCCAGGGGATCCCAAACTTTTTTGGCCCGTGACCATATTTTGACATATACATTTGTAAATCTTTGGGGCTTATTACAAATCAGTATTTCAATCTGAAGAAAGGTTTGAAATATTGGGAAGTTCAGAAGATCATCAGGCAATAGTTTTGTATGCTCTTCTGTGTAGAAAAGAACATCATTGATTTAGTGCCTGGTCTTGTCCACTCTGTTCTATTGTGTCCTGCCATTGTAGAGGGAAACAAAAGAAGCGCACGTGTTCCTGAGAGTCTTATCTTTCAGTGATGCGATCATAATATTTTGTAGCTTAAACGGTCCTAAAGATAGATCCACATTTtgtaggaagaaaacagaaaccACTGTTTATTACAATCACATCTAGTGGCTATGGAGTTTACTAACGTAACCCCGGTTCTATGAACCAAGCACAATGTATTTATTGTATTTCGGAGTTCTCTCGTGACCCCATTTTTCAATCAGGTGACCCCCAGTTTGTGAAACACTGTCTTTGTCACAATGGTTGTGTGTAGTGGTGTTTATAGAACACAATGTCAATTGAACTCCTGAGTACAGGACTTGTAGGTACAGCTTTGAGTGAATGATTTAATGGATGTTTCTTGTCGTCGTATAGAGAATGGACCTGGGAGAGTGTGTGAAGGTCCATGACCTGGCCCTCAGGGCTGACTTCGAGATCGCATCCAAGCAACAGGAGTACTTCTTTGAGCTTGACGTGAGTCATGTTGGACTGTCACGTACCTAGTATTCAtgtttaccacacacacacgtttcctcTGCATGCAAACTCCATGTGATCTGTTGATCAATggattgtctctttctctccctctttttcttttCTTCTGTTTTGTCTCCATGTAATATCTATTGATGCTTTTTCTCTAATCTGGCGACTTTAAACGCTCCTCGCCATCCCCTGTCACCGCAGGCTGCTGAGCACCTTCAGTCGTTCATCGCTGACTGTGACCGCAGGACTGAGCTAGCAAAAAAGAGACTGGCTGAGACGCAGGATGAGATCAGCGCTGAGGTTGCCGCCAAGGTGACCGACCCCTGTTGTTTGTCTTACTTAGATAGTTCCCCACATGCTCATTAGGTGAATTGACACTATAGTTGGAATCCAATTCCATGGTATGTGTTGTTGTTCTGGTTTTTCTAGATGAATGTATCTGATTAATTTCAGAAAATGACATTTCAACCGTGTATAAGAAACTGTAATTAAAATGAGATTCTTGTTGCTCTGGTTGTCACCGTGTCATAATTCTAACCCTTTCTCTCTGGTATCAACAGGCTGAGCGGGTCCACGAGCTGAACGAGGAGATCGGTAAGCTGCTGGCTCGGGCAGAGCAGCTGGGGGGCGAGGGCAATGTGGAAGAGGCACAGGAGGTCCTGGAGAAGGTGGAGAAGACTCGCGCAATGAAGAAGGAGGCAGAGGTCAGTTGGCACTGTGATTAAATAAAGATGAActtgttaaaaaaaatgtatatatgggTATTTGTATGTATATACAAACCTGTTTCAGCAAGGCCTCTTAGATGTTTAACAGCCAGGTATAAGGAATTTCACATGTGCACTCAAAATATATCCCAAAAGTCAGTCAATATCAGTCATTTGAAAGTGGGTCAGGCATTTGTGTACTATGTCCTAATTAACGTTAGTCTTCAACTCCGCAACATACGCACTAAGAGCTTTGCAGTGTCCTAGTTCTAACGTCAGGCTGGTTTACTGTTGCTTCCTCCCAGGACGTATACAGGAACTCGATGCCAGCGTCCAGCTTCCAGCAGCAGAAGCTCCGGGTGTGCGAGGTGTGCTCTGCCTACCTAGGTCTCCATGACAATGACCGCCGCCTGGCTGACCACTTCGGAGGCAAACTGCATCTGGGATTCATTGAGATCCGGGAGAAGCTGGACAGGCTACGGGTGAGACACACACCATATATTAGTAGTCAGAACCTAGTAGGATATCACTAGTTATGTAGACGTTTACCTTGCTTTTCAGGAAGTGTACAACCTGAGCTGTCTGAGCACAGTTGTTGCGATGGATTTGTGTACTTAGttacatgttgttgtttttttcctgCTACAGAAAGCCGTTATGGATAAGCAAGAAGGAATGCGACTGAGAAGaagggaggaaaaggaggaagagagagcaaaGGAGTGGGAGCTGgagcgagaacgagagagggaaaaggagagggagcGCGAAACTGAACGTgtacgggagagggagagagaaagagagaggggggagagagatcacCGGAGGTGAGCTAAGTCTGACTTGTTCCCACCAGTTCAGACATCAAATAAATACTTCAAAATGCTTGTTCTCTTGTATTTTAACAATCCACTGATGTATTTTTTCACAGGACAAGATCAAGAAGCGGTGAAcgatacagggagggaggcagctcATCCTCCCATCACTCGAGACGACACCGCTCCTCTCGtcccagggaggagggaggaggagagcgggACAGGGAACGGGAGCGTAAGCATAGACACAAAGACGGGCATCGCTCGCGCTCCCACTCTCACAGGAGCAAGAGGAAGAGGTGAagcccaaacagacagacaggaaccctGATGTGATACTTAGAAAATGGCAGCTGGCCCTTATGTCATTAAAATCAAGCACCAACTAGAACTAGAACTTAATGAAATCAGGAGGTACTACTACCTTTTTTATATTACCAGGTTGCCTGAACAACAAAAAACTTGGATGTTTTCTTTCCGTTGCAAAAAAAAATTCTACGTACcttgtgccctaatgaacacgacccacaTAGCCCTTATGTCACTAAAATCAGGCAGCAACTAGATTAAAACAGGGAAGTACAACtacctttttattttaccttaatTTTACCAGGTTGCCTGGTTTTGCCAGTTTATACATTGTAAAATGTTTTGCTATActgtgccctaatgaatacgaACCAGCTCTTTCCAAACAGTTTGTCTGGGTTTCATTTTGTTTGTCTATCATCGGGCGCTTGATCTTTTACCAATTCTTGATCTGTTTCCTTCTACCCAGGTCTTCCAGGGACAGATCCTCACACACCCGAGACAGAGAACCCCGCTCACCATCTCAGCGCTCTCCGTCAGGGCGTTCACCCTCAGGGCGCTCTTcccaggagagatggagggagagcggaggagagggcCCACCCCGCTCCCGGGAGCAAGACGACAGGCCCGAGCCCATGACGAGGGAAGACCGGGAGAGATCCACCTCTCCAGAGATGATGgccagggggagagaaagagagagatctcTGTCGCTAGAGAGGGATAGACGTTCCAGCtcagatggggagagggagtcGGGGGAGATATGATACAGAGGGGGACATCCGAGGTCATGTTAGAGCAGGGGGGGTTTAGAAAGATGGAGCAAAAGTCCATTCTAATGGGCTCCTTACCCCTTCACCTGAGCCATA contains:
- the LOC115103662 gene encoding putative RNA-binding protein Luc7-like 2 encodes the protein MSAQAQMRAMLDQLMGTSRDGDTMRQRIKFTDERVCKSHLLDSCPHDILSGTRMDLGECVKVHDLALRADFEIASKQQEYFFELDAAEHLQSFIADCDRRTELAKKRLAETQDEISAEVAAKAERVHELNEEIGKLLARAEQLGGEGNVEEAQEVLEKVEKTRAMKKEAEDVYRNSMPASSFQQQKLRVCEVCSAYLGLHDNDRRLADHFGGKLHLGFIEIREKLDRLRKAVMDKQEGMRLRRREEKEEERAKEWELEREREREKERERETERVRERERERERGERDHRRTRSRSGERYREGGSSSSHHSRRHRSSRPREEGGGERDRERERKHRHKDGHRSRSHSHRSKRKRSSRDRSSHTRDREPRSPSQRSPSGRSPSGRSSQERWRESGGEGPPRSREQDDRPEPMTREDRERSTSPEMMARGRERERSLSLERDRRSSSDGERESGEI
- the LOC135563496 gene encoding essential MCU regulator, mitochondrial-like; translation: MATAVLWLSRNLVSRNTGVVSRNIVLKPSNTTRLNQCRNAVSTANGGVQPKPDKISFGLIRMTAVVIPFLYVGTLISKNFAALLEEHDIFVPEDDDDDD